TTCAGAAATATTATTTAGAGGGAATCGGGTTCTGTTCTCAGCACCGGCGATTTCAGATCCTCTGTTCCGGTGGTAAATCCGGCATCGGGATCAATGGATCCCTCAGGCTTTGTCCGGATCGGGAATTTGAAACGTTTAACTACCTTGTTCCTGAAGCGGACCGCCCACATGATGGAGTCGGAGCTTCTTAAGGGCTGCACCACCCCTCCCAGGGGCATGAAATCGGCGTAACCCCTGATTTCAATGGCCTGGGTCGGACAGATCTTCACGCAGCTGTAGCATTCCCAGCACATATCCACAGCCCTGTTGAAGGCCTTGTTAGTCTCTCTATCCAGAACCATCAGATCGTTGGGACAGATGTACTGGCAGGCAGTACGATCCTGCGCCTTGCAGCCATCGCACTTTTCATTGATTACAAAACTCGGCATCGGTAGTTCGTTGTTGAATCACAAACATAATTAATTAATACTTTAGAATTATTTTAAAATCAGGGTGCCGGTCTGACCCGGCGTCAATCGTCCGAGAAGTGCTTCAGCATCTCCCGGTAGGAGGAGAAAACCCTGGCACGGGAGACAAATCCAAGATACTTTCCG
This region of Bacteroidales bacterium genomic DNA includes:
- the aprB gene encoding adenylyl-sulfate reductase subunit beta, which produces MPSFVINEKCDGCKAQDRTACQYICPNDLMVLDRETNKAFNRAVDMCWECYSCVKICPTQAIEIRGYADFMPLGGVVQPLRSSDSIMWAVRFRNKVVKRFKFPIRTKPEGSIDPDAGFTTGTEDLKSPVLRTEPDSL